Within the Melitaea cinxia chromosome 27, ilMelCinx1.1, whole genome shotgun sequence genome, the region TCAAGTTAAATATAAGAAAcctaatttttgaagtaaaacttctttgcgcaTCCTTGACTTGGaaagtgagctggtgaatgcgtgacgagggcgttacgaaaaatgttatcggacgaggcgaacgttgaataaaaaagttgagagggagatataagctaGTACAGATAGAAAgatagagagttacgtttcgtaacttttacttcagtcgtgtggtctaacgCACGCTCgagttttatttaactttcaacTTACCTGTTTGCCGACAAAGTCAACAATCTCTTGTTCAGTCACTTGAGCTCCAGGTTTCAGTGCCACGAAGGCTGTGGGTAGTTCGTGGAACTCCTCATTCTTGGCGCCCACAACACCCACTTCTAGTACTGCAGGGTGTTGCAAAATTATTGATTCAATTTCAGCTGGAGGTACctgtacataaataattagTGAATAAATGTCTTAACATTTACGCATGGTCTTATGTACTTAAGATACGCAACTTTTGCCTGTGTTACAAATTATAAGTTATCgctgactgatatagctacataggTATGTTTTATTACACTCATACTGAGGCAGAAATTGTGCCTAAAATATCTAGAGCAGGAAGCAGAGTTACTGCAAACTGTCTCAACGGGCTAGTGCAAAGCATAAAAGTGATTAAAAGTGATTAAAAGTTTAGTTTCTCGTTTGCCAAccttgtggtataaaaaatagctaATTGAATAGAGAAGATAGCTGACCATTACCACCTACTTGGGATCccattgttaaaataataaaatcaaaaaacaagCATAATAtgccacagattaaagactcagtTAGCactttcgaataactttgtaacgttaggacgtctgataCCTCGGttttcccgtgaccatggttgctaaaaaacttaaaaaaccgcgataaaatccaaaagagttgtttcattataaaaaatagctaattttaagttattacatGGTAGTTATTGAACTTTATGAGATCCTTGAGCCTGTCCACGACGTACACGTACTGATCTTCATCGTAGTATCCGATGTCGCCACTCTTGAAGAATCCTTCTTCGTCCAAGTATTCAGTTGTTTCGCCAATGTATCctatagaaagaaagaaagaaaataatgtttattggaTCACATTTTATAGCagtcatacataaaaataatactataattaCTAATCGGGACAAAATgataatgtattattaatttttttgttagctacacattagggaattctaaacattttttaatatcatatcaaaaacggTTACGATCGCTTAaaactgaatataaaatcatcatatcaaaatttcGACATACGGTTACACGGTCAGTCGAAGATGCAAGTTCAATCCCCGCTGGAAcaatcgatttttgatatgatattaaaaaatatgtttgaaatgataatgatttgTCAATAGCGTGACCAAATATGACCTATGTTTGCCACTCAGCAGTGCAAGCTAATTTTCAGTGGATCTATCAATAATTTACACTACTGACGGAACTAATGCGATTGTCACTTTGAAACTGCTGATATTTCGGCGACGTTATAGACTTCGCTCGTGACCATGGCCTCTGGTAAGTCGCTGAAATATTGAATTGGAAAATGCTATTTGACTTCGAAATTGAGAATACTCTCGTTCAGCccgagattttttattttttattttgttttataagatTACTATTTCGAGAAATCTTTTTTTGTGATTGGCTATATTTCATCATCGGCATCTGTTAGATAGTCTAACTAAAGACTATGAAAAAGTTTTGATCTTCTTCGTTCATATCGAAATTGCATTAACTGTAGTTTAtttcagcaaaaaaaaaataataataatacagtgtataataatcactacatagtatataacaaagtcgctttccgctgtatgtatgcttagatatttaaaactacgcaacggattttgatgcggttttgtttagtaaataaagtgattccagaggaaggtttattttcgaataaaatagTACTGGAACAATGATGGTTTTTCcccctgtgcgaagccggggtgggtcgctagaaataatgatataatatacaGTCGACTCTCGAATTCGAAATTTCGGGGACtcgaaaaatattacgaattatCGAGTGTTCGAAATATGAAATGGTTCGATATTTTTgagagaaattaaataaaacttcgaaTTATTAAGCGTTGATCAATTATACCATACAACTTTATTAACTGCTATTCTTTAACAATGACAAAAGTCACCTTTCTTCTCACCTCCCTATACATTTTCGATTTACGTCTTCTTTTCAGCAATCCTCAAGCATTTATACTTTTTAGGACTCATAActaacacaaacatttaatctGTATACAACGAAAGAGTAACAGAGAACAGTAACTGAAACATAACTAAACAAACCAATTCTTGCGGAAGTGTATGTATGTCAaactaatcataataaaaaaagacttgTGTACGATGATACATGTATTTACCATGTATTTACAAGTTTGAGCTTGTCTAGAAATGTACCTACTTAGAGGCTTTCTGTTTTTTTCTCTCTGCAACTTTGAATTGTCGAGTGTTTGACGCCGATGAGTTCgaattaatagtttatttgttCGTATTACcaagtgtataaaaatgtattgatttatttcgaaatatcaAGAGATTTTGTAGGAAACTCGTGATGACTTTGAATTATAGAGGTTCGAGTTATCGCAGGTTTGAATTAACGAGAGTCGactgtaatacataaaaatacaaaaatatactaaaagtaATAACTGTTTCTAGTATTGCTCTCAAGTAAgtgacactttttttttatcgagaACAAATTTCTGTAAGGGCTTATTTCACCAGTTGTCGATAAAAATTGTCCAGCAAATGAGTTGcgattagactttaacaatGAGGTAGAATAGGCTATTATGACCTGTCTCAAACCAATGaataaactacaaattttagGTTAATTTCTACGAATAAAAATTTTCCtttcatctgtcaaatagcgttatccaaaCTGATGAATGAGGCcctaaacatattttatgtaaaatcaaATTAGAAATAGGCCAGACAAAGTAAAAGAAATGTATCTCATTTACCTTTCATTAGTACAGGCGACTTGTAACAAATCTCTCCTCTCTGATTCGGACCCAAGGGCTGCCTGGTTTCCACATCTACTATctggataaatattttaattaaaaaaaatgaggaaacgctgaaaaagttttaaaaacgaAAATAGCGCGGTTATATACATATTGAAGTAGGTATTAGTGTTCAATTAAATTTCTAGTCTAGGTGTCTCACCAAGTGGGGTTCAACGTTGAAATATGTATTATTGTCAGGAACACCTCACTAAATCGTACTCTTCGTAAAGACTTCAGTCAGCCAAATTCAGTGTAGTAGCGTTTAGCCACACATGTGTAGCGCCTTTGCTCATTAATGGGGCGTCTACAGGCTGATTCATATAAGTTTAGTTCAGATAAGAACTCCCCAATGAGACATATTTAGGTCCTAATAGTAACAGTAAAGAACTTTAATGTCGCcgttgtatttatatacattacttGATGcaataactaattatttattaccttaAGAACAAAATTGTAGTGAACATGGCCAACGCTCCCAGCCCGAAGCCCGAACCGATCGTGAATTGGAGTGCAAATGGCACCGCTTTCAGTCATCCCATAGCACTGGAAAACTAATTGAGCACTAGGAAATCTGGAATTTAAAAGAATACTCGATATAAACACAAAACTATTATTGAAAACATTATAACGTCATAAgatatttgttttcaaataaattttacactTATGTTCAGATTTCCTATTGGGCTGTTGCTCCCAGCGGCCTACACAGCGTTTCCGggatgggggggggggataCTAAGACCCCAGCCATGTCAGAAGAAAACAGCCATCATGAGTCCTCTTAAGAGGATTCGGGATGGCTATTCGTCTTTAGGGTGCTCCTAGTGAGGAGACCAGCCGGATTAGTATGCTATCGGAATGCTCGATATGACGTTATATGTTATGCATTTTTATGGAACATTATTGTgtcatcatcactacagcctatacagtccactgctggacataggcctccacaagtttacgccagaaataacgtgaactcatgtgttttgcccatagtcaccacgctgggcagacgggttggtgaccgcagggctgactttctcgcactgaagacgctgctgcccgtcttcggcctgtgtattttaaagccagcagttggatggttatcccaccatcggtcagctttttaagtttcaaggtggtagcggaaccgcgttatcccttagttgcctcttacgacacccacgggaagagagggggtggctatattctttagtaccgtagccacacagcctagttatatgtataaaaacccACCCAAAATTACgtgttattattacattattgtgTATCTTAATTGAATGATCGAAAGTAAAAGTTCAAGTTTTTAAGTGCTTATGTGTGTGAGAATAAATTACTAGATTCTAGAATATACCTAGATCCTAACCCCAACGTCAACACAGCGTGTCCCAAGGTCTAGGTTACCTCAGCTAGGTTAACCTGAGCTAGGTTACTTCAgcacgggaacacaacactacttgagagcaatattatttggctgtgatattCTTATATCAATATAGATAGAAATcacggtcttatacacaggtcgGGCAACTATAGTAGTGAGGGTACGTCGGCTTTAATGGTTTACATCCGATTGTTGGGTGTGCTATGCATCGAAGAGAAAATGGCattctgtctctttttctatcacacTTCACgtagttatgttttaaaatataagcaattacaatgaaacgtcactcaatataaccTATTAAAATGAAGCGTCACTCAACCGGCGTGCGCAGTGCGAACCACGTGACCGCACACATCGATAGCGGTGACATATAGCGGCGTTGacgcgaacgaaaagttatgGCATTATTATGAAATTAGGCTTAGTTTCTtgacctgtatataagaccatctataatataaaaatgagtcgctgaatgtgttgctaagcgcaaaactcgagaacggttggaccgatttcgctatttttttttttaaatattccttgaagtacgaggatggttcttacggagagaaaattctaaaaaaaaaaaaattaaatttcctgaaaaagtctaaaaacaacacttttctatactcccatacaaaagatttgtgataatacttaaaagtcactgttaggcgatacgaagttcgccgggtcagctagtgcgTGATAAAAATAGTAACGTATTTATCATTATCACCTCTTTCTAATCGCTTCTAAGATGCTCTCGTGACAAATTGTTCCAGTCACGCTAATTGCCTTAATCGAGCTTGTATCATAATGCGATGAATTTTCCAGCTTCATCAATTGCACAAAAGTAGTTGGTGTTGATGGTATATTGTttatctgaaaataaatatgtaaaagttAAACTAAACAATTACTAAGTCACATTCAATGACTCGAGATTAAAGTTTGTGACtggaaacataaaaatacaaacgcCGAGatcaaaaaaaaacatgtgtaaGGAGCTTGGAAATATATCACAAGGGGGTGTAgtaaaatgacttgtaattattttttcgaaaaGTGGCGTGTAGTGTGATCTTGACTCGCCGTTGCCAGGCAATTGCCCGGCTCGGCTTACCAGTCCCCAGTTATTCTGTTATTTTAGTGCGTAATTTTGGGTGGGAAAGGggttatttatacatataactaggtcggcaaacaagcgtacggctcacctgatggtaagcgattatcgtagcttatagacgcctgcaacactagaaagaTCGCAAGTGCAGTGCTAACCCTATCTCCAATCcctctcaggagctctggttaccttacccaccaacaggaacataatactgcttgaaaacagtattatttagctgtggtcttttgtaaggtcgaggtccccccagtctggctgctccatatcttgtgcaggaaattttctgttcaaaatatgaagcagctcGATTTTCAACCTCACTACGTATCACCATGGGGGAAGGAGGGAGGTTAAAACGCTAAAAAACCATCGCGTGATTAATGGATAGCTCTATAGGCGTTGTGTCGAATTATGTACTTATTaacaaattttcattattaataccTTATACTTTTCAATGATTTCAAAACATTTTCTCGCATCAGCGTCATTGTGGAACACCGTCGTAAATCCTTTCAGGTGCGAGTACATTGCTAGTATAAGACCGGATGAGGTATAGAATTCGAACAGCACTAAGGTCAACACACCCAAGCTtggactgaaataaaaaaaaataggtattttagTAGGCTACAGAAGCATTTCAAAATAGAcattttataagttaaaataatattcgtttttaataaataaattatactattgGTCGTCCAgagatcgaaattcgaccataattaaaaatttaaattaaagaatatgaattgcgaaaataaagaaccttttttttttaatttttcaatttgactacagactttgacaatcaacaaaagagtataatatgcgtgtgtgtgtatcaaataggtagtgtgtgtaattttttttattagtttaatatatttttatgcataatttttttaaaagtattagcAATCTGCACTCCTTCTTCATATAAAccataagtgtacgaaatttcatactcctccgtccgcggaATTTTCTTagaaaggggtacaaagtttttgcttcacgtattagtATATAGAGATTTAATGTGATGCTGAAACCGATTCATAATGTAgactctgcagagaagaatcggcaagagaTTCCGCACTCACTCTAATAAGCTTATcaagattattttattgaatgaaTTAGCCTTTAACGTCCCGAGAAGAGAGTGCTCATGCTGACTTGTGAAAAGcgtcttatataaatataaatgaatgttgcaTAACTCGACAATGGCTCGACTAGTttggcttatttattttttgtatattccttaaggccAACGGAAggtttaaatacttaaaaaaaattgcttttaacTTTTGGCAGGAAGAAGTCTGTCtgggcagctagtataatatatatacacccctatgtatgttcagcgattttgcatagttttcgagttatgaatttttttatatgtttttgagaattttccacctgaacaactttaaaaatttctaaaaaaaaaaaattgaagactttttagaatttttgtttttgtatctaaatattcATAAGCtgtagcttcccgcttaaaagattcagcttcttaactttgatggaaattgtgaaaatctaagtgtaaagtgaaaattttacgttttgagaactatgacttcaattttcaacttagaattaaaaatctaaacaggcaattttatggtttctaattaggcttaaaaacttttccagagtctcagctttcataatcataaataaaaagttgtacttaatggggctacttttgctaaaatttgccttcaaaggcatcaaggtggaaaattcttaaaattaccaatttgaattaaaaaaaaatttttgctcaatttattattcttttaaggttaaatagttttgtcggcgctctagctgggtcatacgtataggattcgtgcggagaaaaattataaatccgtagactgagtgatatggttccaaaacgatggtgctccatgccactttgcaagaatagtcagacaacatttaaaagaaagatttagagacaggtggatcggccgtggagggcccattgcatggccgccgcggtccccagacttgaatccaatcgatttctttgtcttcttggtgattcggataccccaaggggtgccctatctctggaattccgcttatcactactttttgggacaacctgtatatatataatagaagatGCCGTGTGGAGTTGGCCGAGTaaaatagcaccaccccctttcttctcgtgggggtcgtaaaaggcgaccgagggataaagcctggctcaaaatcatcagggtcctgaagaagaaaaactttatttgaaacccggaatggggtctccgtcaagcatttgtGGCATTGCTCTGAAATGCGAAACACTCCTgtagccgaactggctccacacgtactcgtcgttcctgtgggcctagccaatGAGGTCGAGAGgatggcgcagagcttaggcatcTCTACGTTTTCCTGAAGAGCGTCCTAGACggcacagtgtctgtctgacactgtctaaatcgtttgcaatagacggactatgAGGAATAGAAGAAGGGCTACTATCACGCTACTCTTTAATAGTAAACGAAATAAATGGATTTCTCGTTCCACACAAGACGGGAAGGAAGGATCTTTGTGAAGtgattattgtataaaaaaatccatCTTCAATTAAACCCTGGTTTTTTTCGACTATCTAAGAAATTTACCTTAAAACTCAccctagtttttagataaatttcTCTTTAACATTTACCAAcagttttcttaatttttcatttcaaaagaACCTTCTATAAAGTATTAAGTaccttttgaagaaaaaatatgtatgaattCGGTAAATATACAGGGTGGCCGATCActtgacgtcataaaaaaaaatttaggtccggtatgttgtggggtatccgaatcacccccatgtatgttacgcgattttttatagtttaggagttatgaatttttttcgattttatgagaaatttcgacttgaccatcttaaaaaatttctaaaaaaaaaagaaaaaatttttttagagttttattttttgcaactgaATTCGCATAAGTTgtacttttatgcataaaataatcagcTTCGTAGCTTTGATGAAAGTTATGAAAAAGTTTGtctaaagtcaaaaatatacgttccgtgaattaggacttaaattttcaactttaaattaaaaatctaaacaggtgaccttatgatttcttagttagtcttaaaaatgcgccagactctcagctttcataataataataaaaaagccgtacttaatatggaaaatttggctaaaatcggtcttcaaagacagcaaggtggagaattcttaaaattagcctatcgattaaaaaaagttttttatcatTCCTAAGGCTAATTAATGATTAGAAAATGCTGGAAACCTATTGTGTTGGTTggataagaaaagttttaggcttttaagtaagaacaagatcataatgttaaaatcatttaatatttttaaaatttataataaatgttcaacGTGGCCATCTTCAGCAGCAATGAAATAACGAATGGTGACACAAGTAGCAGTAAACACAATGTGACCACAACTGAGATCAGTTACTAACGAACTAGCTTTGATCGGTTGCGATCGGCCTCTTATGCCACCGAGAGTGAGGGAGATAGCAATATAGTTTCTTATCCTTTCAGCCCATTGTTATTGCGGGTAAAATTTGCCGTTTTTTACGACGGTATAGAATGTGTATTGTTTCTGGAGGTGGCCAcgttgaaaatttattataaattttaaaaatattaaatgattttaacattatgatcttgttcttacttaaaagcctaaaacttttcttatccAACCAACACAATAGGTTTCCAGCATTTTCTAATCATTAATTAGCCTTAGGAatgataaaaaacttttttaatcgataggctaattttaagaattttccaccttgctgtctttgaagaccgattttagccaaattttccatattaagtacgccttttttattattattatgaaagctgagagtcTGGCGCATTTTAAGGtcacctgtttagatttttaatttaaagttgaaaattt harbors:
- the LOC123667010 gene encoding 4-coumarate--CoA ligase 1-like; amino-acid sequence: MIWNADLEKKNGQKTPQLIDAATNERRTFKEVAQLTVDVALSLAHIGIKKGDVVSICSQTVMEFVPVVYGTLAAGATFCPIDVTLEKASLLHRLNLVKPKVLFLSPPAYDKHKDTIKPLAYIDKIVIFGESFENTLSFKDFLTEHASVEDFEAAPVNGSDDIALILFSSGTTGVSKGIKIPHLNLLLYIQDKECAPSLGVLTLVLFEFYTSSGLILAMYSHLKGFTTVFHNDADARKCFEIIEKYKINNIPSTPTTFVQLMKLENSSHYDTSSIKAISVTGTICHESILEAIRKRFPSAQLVFQCYGMTESGAICTPIHDRFGLRAGSVGHVHYNFVLKIVDVETRQPLGPNQRGEICYKSPVLMKGYIGETTEYLDEEGFFKSGDIGYYDEDQYVYVVDRLKDLIKFNNYHVPPAEIESIILQHPAVLEVGVVGAKNEEFHELPTAFVALKPGAQVTEQEIVDFVGKQVSYKMRLAGGVRFLDALPHCAGVKVDRKKLRTML